In the genome of Polaribacter sp. MED152, one region contains:
- a CDS encoding low specificity L-threonine aldolase produces the protein MTIDLISDTVTKPTPEMMQAMLNANVGDDVFKMDPTVNALEQKVATLFGMEDALFFPSGTMANQTAIKLHTQPGDLVICDKYAHIYNYESGGVAFNSGVTCKLIDGNRGMFTAAQIEEIASAKPQIYLPNTSLICLENTTNKGGGACWDFKEIEKIHKVAKKNKLSFHLDGARLFNALVAKNETPKQYGALFDTISICFSKGLGAPIGSMLIGSKEMMQKALRLRKLLGGGMRQVGFLAAAANYALDNHVERLAEDHKKAKEIAAVLETCSYITKIEPVETNILIFYVDDKIGADHFIEKMAKKDILLTPMGEGKIRIVTHLDYTDAMHEILLKELKNF, from the coding sequence ATGACAATAGATTTAATATCAGATACAGTTACAAAACCAACACCTGAAATGATGCAGGCCATGCTAAATGCAAATGTTGGTGATGATGTTTTTAAGATGGATCCTACAGTAAATGCATTAGAGCAAAAAGTGGCAACTCTTTTCGGAATGGAAGATGCACTTTTTTTTCCATCTGGAACTATGGCAAATCAAACTGCAATAAAATTACATACACAACCTGGAGATTTGGTTATTTGTGATAAATATGCACACATATATAATTACGAAAGTGGAGGAGTAGCTTTTAATTCTGGTGTAACTTGTAAATTGATTGATGGTAATAGAGGAATGTTTACAGCAGCACAAATTGAAGAAATCGCCTCTGCAAAACCACAAATCTATCTGCCCAATACCAGTTTAATTTGTTTGGAAAACACTACTAATAAAGGAGGTGGTGCATGTTGGGATTTTAAAGAAATTGAAAAGATTCATAAAGTTGCCAAAAAGAATAAATTAAGTTTTCATTTAGATGGAGCACGTTTGTTTAATGCTTTAGTTGCTAAAAACGAAACTCCGAAACAATATGGAGCTTTGTTTGATACCATTTCTATTTGTTTCTCAAAAGGTTTAGGAGCACCCATTGGTTCTATGTTGATTGGTAGTAAAGAAATGATGCAAAAAGCTTTGCGTTTGCGTAAATTGTTGGGTGGAGGAATGAGGCAGGTTGGTTTTTTAGCAGCTGCTGCAAATTATGCATTAGACAACCATGTAGAACGATTGGCAGAAGATCATAAAAAAGCAAAAGAAATTGCTGCTGTTTTAGAAACATGTTCCTACATCACAAAAATAGAACCTGTAGAAACAAACATCTTAATATTTTATGTTGATGATAAAATAGGAGCAGATCATTTTATTGAGAAAATGGCGAAAAAGGATATCTTATTAACGCCAATGGGCGAAGGTAAAATTAGAATTGTAACCCATTTAGATTATACAGATGCAATGCATGAAATTTTACTAAAAGAACTTAAAAACTTCTAA
- a CDS encoding M20 family metallo-hydrolase — translation MTIDKLTEKAISLLKSLIETQSFSSEEEQTAALIEAWFQEFNIPFNRTKNNVWATNKHFTKGKPTLLLNSHHDTVKPNSAYTNDPFKAIVEGDKLYGLGSNDAGGCLVSLIATFTIFYANENLNYNLVMVASAEEESSGPNGLNSMLSIIPHIDVAIVGEPTLMNLAVAEKGLVVFDAKVEGTPSHAAHPNNNNSIYNTIEVLQWFKDFKFKKSSEALGDVKMTVTQINAGKQHNVVPAHVDLVVDVRVNDAYSNQEIATILKEQSPCSEIVPRSLRLNSSSISSNHDLVKAGIAMGRETYGSPTLSDQSVLTCQSLKLGPGDSTRSHSANEFIYISEIEEGIKIYIELLNRVILKQ, via the coding sequence ATAACTATAGATAAATTAACGGAAAAAGCAATTTCACTTTTAAAAAGTTTAATTGAAACGCAATCTTTTTCATCCGAAGAAGAACAAACTGCAGCATTAATTGAAGCTTGGTTTCAAGAGTTTAATATTCCTTTTAATAGAACCAAAAACAATGTTTGGGCTACAAATAAACATTTTACAAAAGGCAAACCAACATTACTATTAAATTCTCATCACGATACTGTAAAACCGAATTCTGCTTACACTAATGATCCTTTTAAAGCCATTGTAGAAGGAGATAAATTATATGGCTTAGGCTCTAATGATGCAGGTGGTTGTTTGGTTTCGTTAATTGCAACATTTACCATTTTTTACGCCAATGAAAATTTAAATTATAACTTGGTTATGGTAGCTTCTGCAGAAGAAGAAAGTTCAGGCCCTAATGGATTAAATAGCATGTTATCCATTATTCCTCACATAGACGTTGCCATTGTTGGTGAGCCAACCTTAATGAATTTAGCAGTTGCTGAAAAAGGTTTGGTAGTTTTTGATGCCAAAGTTGAGGGCACACCAAGTCATGCTGCACACCCAAATAATAACAATTCTATTTACAATACAATCGAAGTTTTACAGTGGTTCAAAGATTTTAAATTTAAAAAATCTTCTGAGGCTTTAGGTGATGTAAAAATGACTGTAACCCAAATAAACGCAGGTAAACAACATAATGTAGTTCCTGCTCACGTAGATTTGGTAGTAGATGTTCGTGTAAATGATGCGTATTCAAATCAAGAAATTGCAACTATCTTAAAAGAGCAATCTCCTTGCTCAGAGATTGTTCCTAGAAGTTTACGACTAAACTCTTCTTCTATTTCTTCAAATCATGATTTGGTAAAAGCGGGTATTGCAATGGGTAGAGAAACCTATGGCTCTCCCACACTTTCAGATCAATCTGTGTTAACTTGCCAGTCTTTAAAATTAGGACCTGGAGATAGTACAAGATCTCATTCTGCAAACGAATTTATATACATTTCAGAAATTGAAGAAGGAATAAAAATTTATATAGAATTGCTTAATAGAGTAATTCTAAAACAATAA
- the argH gene encoding argininosuccinate lyase has product MKLWDKGFSIDKQIENFTVGNDREIDMHIAKYDVQASIAHAIMLESIGIITVNELADLKKGLNELATDIEEGTFVIEPSFEDVHSKIEWELTNKLGEVGKKIHTARSRNDQVLVALQLYYKENLAIVNGKVKSLFDTLLDLAETHKDSLLPGYTHLQVAMPSSFGLWFSAYAELLIDDVYVLNTVSKVVDQNPLGSAAGYGSSFPIDRELTTKELEFATLKYNVVAAQLSRGKSERSIAAALGGLCNTLARFSMDVCLYMSQNFNFISFPDELTTGSSIMPHKKNPDVFELIRGKCNKIQALHSEMLLITNNLPTGYHRDFQLLKENIIAAFEDVKDILDIFNYSIQQVIVKDIDLNDEKYQYLFTVDSINNLVVEGMSFREAYQKIGGQVQEGTYKPDLGKQHTHLGSIHNLGLDKIKAKYPLK; this is encoded by the coding sequence ATGAAACTTTGGGATAAAGGGTTTTCTATAGACAAACAAATAGAAAATTTTACAGTAGGTAATGATAGAGAAATTGATATGCATATTGCAAAATATGATGTTCAAGCTTCCATAGCACATGCAATAATGCTGGAATCTATTGGTATTATTACAGTTAATGAATTAGCTGACTTAAAAAAAGGCTTAAACGAATTAGCTACAGATATTGAAGAAGGAACATTTGTCATTGAACCTTCTTTTGAAGATGTTCACTCCAAAATTGAATGGGAATTAACCAATAAACTAGGTGAAGTTGGTAAAAAAATACACACAGCACGTTCTAGAAATGATCAAGTTTTAGTAGCATTACAATTATATTATAAAGAAAATTTAGCTATTGTTAATGGTAAAGTAAAATCACTTTTTGATACATTGTTAGATCTTGCAGAAACACATAAAGATTCATTATTACCTGGCTATACACATTTACAAGTGGCAATGCCATCTTCTTTTGGGTTATGGTTTTCTGCTTATGCTGAGTTATTAATTGACGATGTATATGTACTAAATACGGTTTCTAAAGTTGTAGACCAAAACCCTTTAGGCTCTGCTGCAGGTTATGGAAGCTCCTTCCCTATTGATAGAGAATTAACCACCAAAGAATTAGAGTTTGCAACTTTAAAATATAATGTAGTTGCAGCTCAGTTAAGTAGAGGTAAAAGTGAACGTTCAATTGCTGCTGCATTAGGAGGTTTATGTAATACATTAGCGCGTTTTTCTATGGATGTATGTTTGTATATGAGCCAAAATTTTAATTTTATTTCTTTTCCTGATGAATTAACTACAGGAAGTAGCATTATGCCTCACAAGAAAAATCCTGATGTGTTTGAATTAATTCGTGGAAAATGTAATAAAATTCAAGCTTTACATTCAGAAATGTTATTAATAACAAACAATTTACCTACAGGATATCATAGAGATTTTCAACTATTGAAAGAAAATATCATTGCTGCTTTTGAAGATGTAAAAGACATATTAGACATTTTTAATTACTCAATTCAACAAGTAATTGTAAAAGATATTGATTTAAATGATGAGAAATATCAATATTTATTTACGGTAGATTCTATTAATAATTTAGTGGTTGAGGGCATGTCATTTAGAGAAGCTTATCAAAAAATTGGTGGCCAAGTGCAAGAAGGAACATACAAACCAGATTTAGGCAAGCAACATACACATTTAGGTAGCATTCACAATTTAGGCTTAGATAAAATTAAGGCCAAATATCCTTTAAAATAG
- a CDS encoding NAD(P)/FAD-dependent oxidoreductase, with protein sequence MGKNIYIIGSGFSSLAASCYLSKEGYNVTVLEKNDTLGGRARQFKKDGFTFDLGPSWYWMPDVFERFFADFGKKPSDYYTLDKLSPGYEVYFGENDSIKISDKLEEIYELFESVEKGSSKHLKSFLDSAKANYDTAIKDLVYKPGISPLELVNSTTIARVTQFFSTIRKQVRKNIKNEKLIEILEFPVLFLGAKPSNTPAFYNFMNYADFGLGTWHPRGGMFKVVEGMVSLATSLGVHFQVDANVEKIITDDNNAVKGLLVNGKEIKTDLVLSGADYHHTETLLNDNLRQYSEKYWAKKTFAPSSLLFYVGFDKKIKNASHHTLFFDTDFDKHAEEIYDQPKWPTAPLFYANFTSMTDKTSAPEGKEAGFFLIPLAPGIEDTEELREAYFEKIMNRFEKLTNQDIRKSVIFKRSFCVKDFEEEYNSYKGNAYGMANTLLQTAFLRPKIKSSKVSNLYFTGQLTVPGPGVPPALISGKIASDLINKNHK encoded by the coding sequence ATGGGTAAGAATATCTATATAATTGGTTCTGGTTTTTCTTCTTTAGCAGCATCTTGTTATTTATCAAAAGAAGGTTATAATGTTACTGTATTAGAAAAAAACGATACGCTTGGAGGTAGAGCTAGGCAGTTCAAAAAAGATGGTTTTACTTTCGATCTTGGACCATCTTGGTATTGGATGCCAGATGTTTTTGAGCGATTTTTTGCAGATTTTGGTAAGAAGCCCTCAGACTATTATACGTTAGATAAATTGAGTCCTGGTTATGAAGTCTACTTTGGAGAAAACGATTCTATTAAGATTTCTGATAAATTAGAGGAAATTTACGAATTGTTTGAGAGTGTAGAAAAAGGCAGTTCTAAGCATCTGAAGTCATTTTTAGATTCAGCTAAGGCAAATTATGATACTGCCATAAAAGATTTGGTTTACAAACCAGGGATTTCTCCTTTAGAGCTGGTAAATTCTACCACTATTGCAAGAGTTACTCAATTCTTTTCAACAATCAGAAAACAAGTTCGTAAGAATATAAAGAATGAAAAGCTTATTGAAATTTTAGAATTCCCAGTATTATTTTTAGGTGCAAAACCAAGTAATACTCCAGCTTTCTATAATTTTATGAATTATGCAGATTTTGGTCTTGGAACTTGGCATCCAAGAGGAGGAATGTTTAAAGTGGTTGAAGGAATGGTTTCATTGGCAACTTCTTTAGGTGTTCATTTTCAGGTTGATGCAAACGTAGAAAAAATTATTACTGATGATAATAATGCTGTTAAGGGTTTACTAGTAAATGGAAAAGAAATTAAAACTGATTTGGTTTTAAGTGGGGCAGATTATCATCATACAGAAACCTTGTTGAACGACAATTTAAGACAATATTCAGAAAAATATTGGGCTAAGAAAACTTTTGCACCATCTTCATTATTATTTTATGTTGGTTTTGATAAGAAAATAAAAAACGCGAGTCATCACACATTATTCTTTGATACCGATTTTGACAAGCATGCAGAAGAAATTTATGATCAACCTAAATGGCCTACAGCACCTTTGTTTTATGCCAACTTTACTTCGATGACAGACAAAACATCTGCACCAGAAGGTAAAGAAGCAGGTTTCTTTTTAATTCCTTTAGCACCTGGAATTGAAGATACAGAGGAGTTGAGAGAAGCGTATTTTGAGAAAATAATGAACCGATTTGAAAAATTAACAAATCAAGACATTAGAAAAAGTGTTATCTTTAAACGATCTTTTTGTGTAAAAGACTTCGAAGAAGAATATAATTCTTACAAAGGCAATGCTTATGGAATGGCAAATACGCTGTTGCAGACTGCTTTTCTAAGACCAAAAATAAAAAGTAGTAAAGTAAGTAATTTGTATTTTACTGGTCAGTTAACAGTTCCTGGTCCAGGAGTTCCTCCAGCATTAATATCAGGTAAAATAGCATCAGATTTAATTAATAAAAATCACAAGTAA
- a CDS encoding sterol desaturase family protein, whose product MLLLVTLGVFLLMECITWCTHKYVMHGFGWYLHEDHHQPKYNGFEKNDAFFVIFAIPSMALFYFGSYDNYNYLTFVGLGILCYGIAYFLVHDVLIHQRFKWFKNTNNWYLKGLRKAHKIHHKNMGKEDSQCFGMLFVPLKYFKQYKN is encoded by the coding sequence ATGCTCCTTTTAGTTACGTTGGGTGTTTTTTTGTTGATGGAATGTATAACTTGGTGTACACATAAATATGTGATGCACGGTTTTGGATGGTATTTGCATGAAGATCATCATCAGCCTAAATACAATGGTTTCGAGAAAAATGACGCCTTTTTTGTAATATTTGCAATACCAAGCATGGCATTATTTTATTTTGGTAGTTACGATAATTACAATTATTTAACTTTTGTTGGTTTAGGTATATTATGTTATGGAATCGCCTATTTTTTGGTACATGATGTACTAATTCACCAACGTTTTAAATGGTTTAAAAACACCAATAATTGGTACTTAAAGGGTTTGCGTAAAGCACATAAAATCCATCATAAAAATATGGGCAAAGAAGATAGCCAATGTTTTGGAATGTTATTTGTACCTTTAAAATACTTTAAACAGTATAAAAACTAG
- a CDS encoding lycopene cyclase family protein: MNSSTKNYDYIIVGAGASGLMMAYRMSKDAYFNNKKILILDKVKKTGNDRTWCFWENKKGDWDAILNHSWGSIIFKGDRIAKTLSIKPYHYKMIRSTDFYDKIWVEISKHENIEFKTESVKQVQQETNLGKVITELSTYSSQNVINSILFSDAYKKQEQYPVLQQHFVGYFVKTKSPVFDDSSATFMDFTIPQKGNTRFMYILPYAKDEALFEYTLFSKDLLKYETYTDAIKEYLQEKNITDYEIIEKEQGSIPMTSFKFWKSNSKNIIHIGTAGGWSKASTGFTFKNIDKKTTNLIQHLKQQKPLNTFYKTNRFWFYDLLLLDILSQKNQLGAVIFSKMFKSISPQLIFKFLDEETNFAEELKIFSKMPTVLFSKALLKRLF; this comes from the coding sequence TTGAACTCATCAACAAAAAATTACGATTATATCATTGTTGGTGCTGGTGCCTCTGGTTTAATGATGGCCTATAGGATGAGCAAGGATGCTTATTTTAATAACAAGAAAATTTTAATTTTAGATAAAGTAAAAAAAACAGGAAATGATAGAACTTGGTGTTTTTGGGAAAACAAAAAAGGTGATTGGGATGCAATCTTAAACCACTCTTGGGGGTCAATCATATTCAAAGGCGATAGAATTGCTAAAACTTTATCAATTAAACCTTATCATTACAAAATGATTAGAAGTACCGACTTCTATGATAAAATATGGGTCGAAATTTCCAAGCATGAAAATATTGAGTTCAAAACAGAATCTGTTAAACAAGTACAGCAAGAAACCAATTTAGGTAAAGTAATTACGGAATTGAGTACTTACAGTTCTCAAAATGTAATTAACAGTATTTTATTTTCTGATGCTTATAAAAAACAAGAGCAATATCCAGTTTTACAGCAACATTTTGTAGGTTATTTTGTAAAAACAAAATCTCCTGTTTTTGATGATTCGTCAGCTACTTTTATGGATTTTACAATTCCGCAAAAAGGAAATACGAGATTCATGTATATATTGCCATATGCAAAAGATGAAGCGCTTTTTGAATATACTTTATTTTCTAAAGATCTTTTAAAGTACGAAACTTACACAGACGCGATAAAAGAATATCTGCAAGAAAAAAATATTACAGATTATGAAATTATAGAGAAGGAGCAAGGCTCTATACCAATGACATCGTTTAAATTTTGGAAATCAAATTCCAAAAATATCATTCATATAGGTACTGCAGGTGGTTGGAGTAAAGCTAGTACAGGTTTTACTTTTAAGAATATCGATAAGAAAACAACCAATTTAATACAGCATTTAAAACAACAGAAGCCATTAAATACATTTTATAAAACCAATCGTTTTTGGTTTTACGATTTACTTTTGTTGGATATTTTATCACAGAAAAACCAATTAGGAGCAGTCATATTTTCTAAAATGTTTAAAAGTATATCTCCTCAACTAATTTTTAAATTCTTAGATGAGGAAACAAACTTTGCAGAAGAATTAAAAATATTCTCTAAAATGCCAACTGTTTTGTTTTCTAAAGCTTTATTAAAGCGACTATTTTAA
- a CDS encoding MerR family transcriptional regulator: MNNIKQDFTIKDLENISGIKAHTIRIWEKRYNLLTPKRTETNIRFYTPENLTKLLNIVLLNKNNYKISKIAAMSDDEITSQSRELAFSIATNDEAINTFKVSMFQFDKVLFNNTYHKLLHKKTFREIFKDVFIPFLDHIGLLWHTETLLPAHEHFISNLIAQKIQLNTEKLQYSISNTNKTFVLFLPENEIHELGLLYLNYELVLRGFHTIYLGQSLPLNNLNYFLEGDREICFISSLTIQPYDDKVEQYFSEIGEVMQNTNNQFIAVGRKIEKIKHLELNDNIKLYDSIPDLLKVL; the protein is encoded by the coding sequence TTGAACAATATAAAGCAAGATTTTACAATTAAGGACCTTGAAAACATTTCTGGTATCAAGGCACATACAATTCGAATTTGGGAAAAAAGATATAATCTATTAACGCCAAAAAGAACCGAGACAAATATAAGATTTTACACACCAGAGAATTTAACAAAGCTTCTAAATATCGTTTTATTAAACAAAAACAACTATAAAATTTCTAAAATAGCTGCAATGTCTGATGATGAGATAACTTCTCAATCTCGTGAATTGGCCTTTAGTATTGCTACTAATGATGAAGCTATTAATACCTTTAAAGTTTCTATGTTTCAGTTTGATAAAGTGTTGTTTAACAATACTTATCATAAATTGTTACATAAAAAAACCTTTAGAGAAATTTTTAAAGATGTGTTCATTCCGTTTTTAGATCATATTGGTTTGTTGTGGCATACAGAAACTTTACTACCTGCTCATGAGCATTTTATATCTAATTTAATAGCTCAAAAAATACAACTTAATACAGAAAAACTGCAGTATAGTATTAGTAACACGAATAAAACTTTTGTTTTATTTCTTCCGGAAAACGAAATTCATGAATTAGGTTTACTATATTTAAACTATGAGTTAGTGTTAAGAGGTTTTCATACCATTTATTTGGGGCAAAGTTTGCCTTTAAATAACTTGAATTATTTCTTAGAAGGCGATAGAGAAATTTGTTTTATTTCTTCCTTAACTATTCAGCCTTATGATGATAAGGTAGAACAATATTTTAGTGAAATAGGTGAAGTAATGCAAAATACCAACAATCAATTTATAGCTGTTGGTAGAAAAATTGAGAAGATTAAGCACTTAGAATTGAATGATAATATTAAATTGTATGATTCAATACCTGATTTGTTAAAAGTCTTATAA
- a CDS encoding phytoene/squalene synthase family protein, whose translation MKELFDSVSNDCSKLVTKSYSTSFSLAVNMLSPKIRADIYNIYGFVRFADEIVDTFHDYNKEELMAHFERDYYMSKEQGISLNPILNSFQQTVNRYNIPEEMVQAFLKSMKADLHKTQYETKAEYDEYIYGSADVVGLMCLKVFVDGDEKRYNELKDAAMRLGSAFQKVNFLRDLKDDFELLNRSYFPNVDLGQLNAISKQLIIDEIEADFDYAYTHGILKLPVEAKFGVYMAYRYYRRLLKKLKAVPSEKIMDTRIRISDPMKINLLARSYVKYKLNII comes from the coding sequence ATGAAAGAATTATTTGACAGTGTCTCTAACGATTGTAGCAAATTGGTTACAAAAAGTTATAGTACTTCATTCTCTTTGGCTGTGAATATGCTGTCACCAAAAATTAGAGCAGACATTTACAATATCTATGGTTTTGTTCGTTTTGCAGATGAAATTGTAGATACATTTCACGATTACAATAAAGAAGAGTTGATGGCTCATTTTGAACGTGATTATTACATGTCTAAAGAACAAGGAATAAGTTTAAATCCTATTTTAAATTCATTTCAACAAACTGTAAACAGGTATAACATACCAGAAGAAATGGTTCAGGCTTTTTTGAAAAGTATGAAAGCTGACTTGCATAAAACACAGTATGAAACGAAAGCAGAGTATGATGAGTACATTTATGGATCTGCAGATGTAGTTGGTTTAATGTGCTTAAAGGTCTTTGTAGATGGTGATGAAAAAAGATACAATGAGTTAAAAGATGCTGCAATGCGTTTAGGATCTGCTTTTCAGAAGGTAAACTTTTTACGTGATTTAAAGGATGATTTTGAATTGTTAAATAGATCTTACTTTCCTAATGTAGATTTAGGGCAGTTAAATGCCATTTCTAAACAACTTATTATAGATGAAATAGAAGCCGATTTCGATTATGCGTATACACATGGAATTTTAAAATTACCTGTGGAAGCTAAATTCGGAGTATACATGGCTTACAGATATTACAGAAGATTACTAAAGAAACTAAAAGCTGTACCATCAGAAAAAATTATGGATACAAGGATTAGGATTTCTGACCCAATGAAAATAAATTTGTTGGCTAGAAGTTATGTGAAATACAAATTGAACATTATTTAG
- a CDS encoding RNA polymerase sigma factor, translating to MQKDLEAKFLSDFETNQNIAHKICRLYTTNREAHNDLFQEITIQLWKNYPKFRGDSKFSTWMYRVALNTAISLYRKSTRRVKTQDISDFAYKIKSQDYDDTEELQLKALYKAVHQLNDIDKALIFLYLEDKPYKEISETLGITSVNARVKMNRAKEKLKNILNP from the coding sequence GTGCAGAAAGATTTAGAGGCTAAATTTTTATCGGACTTTGAAACAAATCAAAATATTGCGCATAAAATTTGTAGATTATATACTACAAATAGAGAGGCTCATAATGATTTGTTTCAAGAAATAACCATTCAACTTTGGAAAAACTATCCAAAGTTTAGAGGAGATTCTAAATTTAGTACTTGGATGTACAGAGTTGCCTTAAACACTGCAATTTCTTTATATAGAAAATCAACAAGAAGAGTTAAAACACAAGATATAAGTGACTTTGCATACAAAATAAAGTCACAAGATTATGATGATACAGAAGAATTACAGCTTAAAGCCTTGTATAAAGCTGTGCATCAATTAAATGATATTGATAAGGCCCTTATTTTTCTTTACTTGGAAGATAAGCCCTATAAAGAGATCTCTGAAACGTTAGGAATAACTTCTGTAAATGCAAGAGTTAAAATGAACAGAGCTAAGGAGAAATTAAAAAACATACTAAACCCATAG
- the argB gene encoding acetylglutamate kinase, producing the protein MSRTKLSIIKIGGNIIEDEQALNTFLSIFSNIEGKKILVHGGGKRATHIASKLGIASKMIDGRRITDAETLEVITMVYGGLVNKNIVAKLQALQEDAIGLTGADINSIQSDKRPVKEIDYGFVGDVKQIASNSINKLLQADFTPVFCAITHDGKGQLLNTNADTIASTIAAGMSAIYETSIYYCFELNGVLKDFNDKESVIKNIDYNSYKDLLQKGVISDGMIPKLDNCFDALKNGVTKVHIGNASMLTKENNNYTTITL; encoded by the coding sequence ATGTCTAGAACTAAATTATCCATAATTAAAATTGGTGGAAATATAATTGAAGATGAACAAGCTTTAAATACTTTCCTTTCCATATTTTCAAATATAGAAGGTAAAAAAATATTGGTTCATGGAGGAGGAAAACGTGCAACACACATTGCCTCAAAATTAGGCATTGCCTCTAAAATGATTGATGGTAGAAGAATTACTGATGCAGAGACTTTAGAAGTTATAACTATGGTTTATGGCGGTTTAGTAAACAAAAATATAGTTGCTAAATTGCAAGCGCTTCAAGAGGATGCAATTGGTTTAACTGGTGCAGACATTAATAGTATTCAGTCTGATAAAAGACCTGTTAAAGAAATTGATTACGGATTTGTAGGTGATGTAAAACAAATCGCATCAAACTCCATAAATAAATTACTTCAAGCTGACTTTACACCTGTTTTTTGTGCTATAACACATGATGGAAAAGGACAATTATTAAACACAAATGCTGATACCATTGCAAGTACAATTGCAGCAGGTATGAGTGCAATCTATGAAACATCCATTTATTATTGTTTTGAATTAAATGGCGTTTTAAAAGATTTTAATGATAAAGAATCTGTAATTAAAAACATAGATTATAATTCTTATAAAGACTTGCTTCAAAAAGGTGTCATTTCAGATGGCATGATTCCGAAATTAGACAATTGTTTTGATGCCCTAAAAAACGGAGTTACAAAAGTTCATATTGGTAATGCATCAATGTTAACGAAGGAAAACAATAATTATACAACCATAACCTTATAA